CGCGTTCTCCAGCCGACTTCGATCGCTCTGGTCGCCCTGGAGCACGGTGACGATCACCCGGTCGCGTTCGGCGCCCTGGCCGAAGAATCCCTCCGCGTCCAGGAGGGCCAGCGCACGAAAGCACGCCTCGAAGCGGGCGTCCACCTCGGCATCGAGGGCGTCATCATCGCGCTGCCAGGGGTCACCACGGCTTTCGAGCAGCTCAAGAACACCGGCGAAGTGCTCCTCCCCCAGCATGTGGTGCGGCCAGTCCGCCGGATTCCAGCGAAGATCATCCGCCTGCTCCGCCACGGTGCCCCCGAACTCGTCGGCGTACCGTCGCGCCACCCGCCGCAACCCCTCCTCAGAGCCGCAGGTCGGCAGGATGTAGGCGGCGAACGCATCTGTATACAGCGCGTAACAGTAGAACGACTCATCCGAGTTCAGCTCACGCGCCTGGGTGAAGGCGGCGCGAGTGGCGGTGAGCAGACGAGTCACCAGATCCTCGATCGTCATGCCGCGATCCTTTCAAACCGTCTGAGCTCAATGAGTTGCCGGCGGATGGTGAGGGCTGTCCAGGCGCCTATGGACCGATCAGCTCTGTGCGGTTATGTTGCGAGGGCGCAAGGCAAACTGTCAGGCCGACGCCAGGGAGCACCAGGACATCGTCTGAGAGGACCCACGCATGTGCGGCATCGCCGGATGGGTGGACTTCGACCGCGATCTGACCGACGAGCGCGCCACCGCCCTCGCCATGACCGAGACCATGAGCTGCCGGGGCCCGGACGACCAGGGCCTCCACCTCGGCCGCCACGCCGCGCTCGGCAACCGCAGGCTGGCCGTCATCGACGTCGAGGGCGGCCACATGCCCATGACGGCCGACGGGCTGGCCGTCATCACCTACAGCGGCGAGGTCTACAACTTCGGTGAACTGCGCGCCGAGCTGGCCGCCAAAGGCCACCGCTTCCGTACCAGGAGTGACACCGAGGTCGTGCTGCACGGCTACCTGGAGTGGGGCGAGGCCGTCGTCGACCGGCTCAACGGCATGTACGCCTTCGCTCTCTGGGACGAGCGCACCCAGGAACTCCTCCTGATCCGCGACCGTATGGGTATCAAGCCCCTTTACTACTATCCCCTCCCCCACGGCGTGCTGTTCGGCTCCGAGCCCAAGGCGATCCTGGCCAATCCGCTGGCCCCGCCCGTGGTGGACATCGACGGCCTGCGCCAGCTCCTCAGCCTGGCGAGCCTCCGGCAGCGGCCGGTCTACAAGGGCATGTACGAACTGCCTCCGGGCCACCTGCTGCGCGTCAGCAGGCAGGGCACCCGGCTGCGCCGCTACTGGGCGCTGGAAGCCCGCGAGCACACCGACGACCTCGACACGACCGTACGCACGGTGCGCGAGCTGCTCGAAGACATCGTCAGCAGGCAGCTCGTCTCCGATGTCCCGCTCTGCAGCCTGCTCTCCGGCGGCCTCGACTCCAGCATCGTCACCGCGCTGGCCGCCAAGCGCGGGCGGATCCGCTCGTTCGCCGTGGACTACGCGGGTTACGCGGAGAACTTCCAGGCCGACGAGCTGCGCGGCGACCCGGACGCGCCGTTCGTGCGGATGCTGGCCGAGCACGTCGGCTCCGACCACACCGACATCGTCCTCGGGCCGGACGAGCTGGCCGACCCGAGCCTGCGCGCCGCCGTCGTGCGTGCCTGGGACGTGCCCCACTTCGTCGGCGACATGAACTCATCGCTCTACATGCTGTTCCGCGCGATCCGCGAACACTCCACAGTGGCGCTGTCGGGTGAGTCCGCCGACGA
The Nonomuraea helvata genome window above contains:
- the asnB gene encoding asparagine synthase (glutamine-hydrolyzing), producing MCGIAGWVDFDRDLTDERATALAMTETMSCRGPDDQGLHLGRHAALGNRRLAVIDVEGGHMPMTADGLAVITYSGEVYNFGELRAELAAKGHRFRTRSDTEVVLHGYLEWGEAVVDRLNGMYAFALWDERTQELLLIRDRMGIKPLYYYPLPHGVLFGSEPKAILANPLAPPVVDIDGLRQLLSLASLRQRPVYKGMYELPPGHLLRVSRQGTRLRRYWALEAREHTDDLDTTVRTVRELLEDIVSRQLVSDVPLCSLLSGGLDSSIVTALAAKRGRIRSFAVDYAGYAENFQADELRGDPDAPFVRMLAEHVGSDHTDIVLGPDELADPSLRAAVVRAWDVPHFVGDMNSSLYMLFRAIREHSTVALSGESADEVFGGYAWFHLPEAVQADTFPWLAMVMREHQPTDILDTSLLRRLDMDTYTADGYRTALGEVPHLDEQDERERRMREICYLHLTRFLPFLLDRKDRMSMAVGLEVRVPFCDHRLVEYVFNTPWSMKTFDGREKSLLRAAGADLLPEPILRRVKAPYPVTQDVGYEQALRAALREVASDKESPVLPLLDPAAVRAAVTDPSEKVTTTMTRFGLELALDLNVWLTDYGVRLDL